The Borreliella mayonii genome has a segment encoding these proteins:
- the arcA gene encoding arginine deiminase: protein MMGEYLNPINIFSEIGRLKKVLLHRPGEELENLTPFIMKNFLFDDIPYLKVAKQEHEVFVNALKNNSVEIEYVEDLVSEVLVSSVALKNKFISQFILEAEIKTDSAINILKDYFSNLTVDNMVSKMISGVAREELKDYASSLDDLVNGVSLFIIDPMPNVLFTRDPFASIGNGITINKMFTKVRRRETIFAEYIFKYHSIYKKNVPIWFNRWEETSLEGGDEFVLNKDLLVIGISERTEAESVEKLAASLFENKTSFNTILAFKIPKNRAYMHLDTVFTQIDYSVFTSFTSDDMYFSIYVLTYNSSSSKINIKKEKSKLRDVLSFYLGRKIDIIKCAGGDLIHGAREQWNDGANILAIAPGEVIAYSRNHVTNKLFEENGIKVHRIPSSELSRGRGGPRCMSMPLVRENI from the coding sequence TTGATGGGAGAATATTTAAATCCAATAAATATATTTTCAGAAATAGGTCGTTTGAAAAAAGTTTTGCTTCATAGACCAGGAGAGGAATTAGAAAATTTAACACCCTTTATTATGAAAAATTTTTTATTTGATGATATTCCTTATCTTAAAGTTGCAAAACAAGAGCATGAAGTTTTTGTAAATGCTTTAAAAAATAATTCTGTTGAAATTGAGTATGTTGAGGATCTTGTTAGTGAGGTTCTTGTTTCTTCTGTAGCGCTCAAAAATAAATTTATATCTCAATTCATTCTGGAAGCAGAAATAAAAACAGATAGTGCAATTAATATTTTAAAAGATTATTTTTCTAATTTAACTGTTGATAATATGGTTTCTAAAATGATTTCAGGTGTTGCAAGAGAAGAGCTTAAAGATTATGCATCTTCTCTTGATGATTTGGTTAATGGCGTAAGTCTTTTTATTATTGATCCTATGCCCAATGTTTTATTTACCAGGGATCCTTTTGCCAGTATTGGTAATGGAATTACAATAAATAAAATGTTTACTAAGGTTAGGCGCAGAGAGACAATATTTGCAGAGTATATTTTTAAATATCATTCTATTTACAAAAAAAATGTTCCAATTTGGTTTAATAGATGGGAAGAGACTTCTTTGGAAGGTGGGGATGAGTTTGTTTTAAATAAAGATCTTTTGGTTATTGGAATTTCAGAAAGAACAGAAGCAGAGTCTGTAGAAAAACTAGCTGCTAGTCTTTTTGAAAATAAGACTTCATTTAACACAATTTTGGCTTTTAAAATTCCAAAAAATAGAGCTTATATGCACTTGGATACAGTTTTTACTCAAATCGATTATAGTGTTTTTACAAGTTTTACGAGTGATGATATGTATTTTTCAATTTATGTTTTAACTTATAATTCAAGTTCTAGTAAAATTAATATTAAAAAAGAAAAATCTAAGCTTAGAGATGTTTTAAGTTTTTATCTAGGCAGGAAGATTGACATAATAAAATGTGCAGGTGGAGACTTAATACATGGTGCAAGAGAGCAATGGAATGATGGTGCTAATATTTTGGCGATAGCTCCGGGAGAAGTAATTGCTTATTCTAGAAATCATGTGACTAATAAGTTGTTTGAAGAGAATGGTATTAAAGTTCATAGAATTCCGTCTAGCGAGCTTTCAAGAGGTCGTGGCGGGCCAAGATGTATGTCTATGCCTTTAGTAAGAGAGAATATTTAA
- the argF gene encoding ornithine carbamoyltransferase, with product MYNLRNRSFLNLLDFTSKDIEYLLDLSIDLKKSKYAGIEVQKLKGKNIVIIFEKDSTRTRCAFEIAAYDQGANITYLGPNGNQIGSKESMIDTARVLGRMYDAIGFRGYSQQAVECLANYSNVPVYNGLTDISHPTQILADLMTIKEYKGSLKAIKIVFCGDGRGNIANSLLKGCAIMGLDFRIFAPKELFPDSDLTLKARSLALESGGKITITDSKEEAVKCADVVYTDVWVSMGENNWEDRINLLKSYQVNKEVMGIAKDDAIFIHCLPAFHDLNTVIGKDIFDKYGLDGIEVTEEIFESKNSIVFDVAENRVHTIKAIMVATLG from the coding sequence ATGTATAATTTACGAAATAGGAGCTTTTTAAATCTTTTAGATTTTACAAGCAAAGATATTGAATATTTACTTGATTTATCGATTGATTTAAAAAAATCAAAATATGCGGGAATTGAAGTGCAGAAACTTAAGGGTAAAAATATAGTTATAATTTTTGAGAAAGATTCAACAAGAACGCGGTGTGCTTTTGAGATTGCAGCGTATGATCAAGGAGCAAATATTACTTATTTAGGACCTAATGGCAATCAAATAGGCTCAAAAGAATCTATGATAGATACTGCCAGAGTTTTGGGGCGCATGTATGATGCTATTGGGTTTAGAGGATATTCTCAACAAGCCGTTGAATGTTTGGCAAATTATTCTAATGTTCCTGTTTACAACGGTTTGACAGATATTTCTCACCCAACCCAAATACTAGCTGATTTAATGACGATAAAAGAATATAAGGGGAGCTTAAAAGCGATTAAAATAGTATTTTGTGGCGATGGTAGGGGGAATATTGCCAATTCTTTGTTGAAAGGTTGTGCTATTATGGGACTTGATTTTAGAATTTTTGCCCCCAAAGAGCTTTTCCCAGACTCCGATTTGACTCTTAAGGCTAGGTCTTTGGCTCTAGAGAGTGGGGGTAAAATTACAATTACAGATTCTAAAGAAGAGGCTGTTAAATGTGCTGATGTTGTGTATACGGATGTATGGGTATCTATGGGAGAGAATAATTGGGAAGATAGAATAAATCTTCTAAAGTCTTATCAGGTTAATAAAGAGGTAATGGGTATAGCAAAAGATGATGCAATATTTATACATTGTTTGCCCGCTTTTCATGACCTAAACACCGTGATTGGTAAGGATATTTTTGATAAATACGGACTTGATGGAATTGAAGTTACAGAAGAAATTTTTGAAAGTAAAAATTCAATTGTTTTTGATGTGGCTGAAAATAGAGTACATACCATTAAAGCTATTATGGTAGCTACTTTGGGATAA